A single uncultured Methanolobus sp. DNA region contains:
- a CDS encoding chemotaxis protein CheA, whose protein sequence is MSEYKEIFKAESEEHLQQLNDSLLGLEQNPNDLEYITTMFRSAHTLKGMSATMGFSTIAELTHEMENLMDMVRKSQVEVSNGLIDILFECLDTLEALVEAVDSGEQVDIGHLQATLAQAMEGNMPVQEIKGSVTASIDTIQNEIGKAIPDEEAGTEIETKTEAAPVIDNVELSDNEKQAIQEAVNEGNRVVSLKVILDESCVLKSARSTLVLINVSKMGEIIKCIPTEAELEDEKFDLDFTVIFATKSSDEDIVGTIKKISEIKETIPTTIAESSGVEDKQQENKTEETEEKKSTSAVKRSDAVKSIQSVRVNIERLDNLMNLVGELIINKIRLNQLASDLNAKELDESLANLDRLTNEIQTEVMESRMVPIDQIFSRFPRMIRDLAKSEGKQINLIIEGKEIELDRTVLDEIGDPLVHLLRNAVDHGIESEDERKQLGKPIAGLVRLAASRQRNSVLIEVEDDGKGMDPGHLRNIAVKKGLLSRDEVEKLSDNDALNLIFMPGFSGAKVVTDISGRGVGMDAVKTKIEALGGSVKISSVPGQGSIMKLQLPLTVAIIQSLMVTVAEETYAIPLGNVIRDVGIKASDIKTIEGKEVILLRGEVLPLLRLHDVLECPTEEEHKQNLIVVVVEKMGSNIGLVVDDLLGQQEVIIKTLDNKLLKNMKGFAGATILGDGSVALILDIATLI, encoded by the coding sequence ATGTCAGAATACAAAGAAATATTTAAAGCAGAATCGGAAGAACATCTGCAACAACTTAACGATTCATTACTGGGGCTTGAACAAAACCCCAATGATCTGGAATATATCACTACCATGTTCCGTTCAGCGCATACCCTGAAGGGAATGTCCGCTACAATGGGTTTTAGCACAATTGCAGAACTTACCCATGAAATGGAAAACCTGATGGATATGGTAAGAAAATCACAGGTAGAAGTGAGCAATGGATTGATAGACATCCTTTTTGAATGTCTGGATACGCTGGAAGCTCTTGTAGAGGCTGTTGATAGTGGTGAACAGGTAGATATTGGACATCTTCAGGCAACTCTTGCACAGGCCATGGAAGGAAACATGCCTGTACAGGAAATAAAAGGGTCCGTAACTGCAAGTATCGATACAATTCAAAATGAGATTGGTAAGGCGATACCTGATGAAGAAGCAGGAACGGAAATAGAAACAAAGACAGAAGCAGCCCCAGTTATCGACAACGTTGAATTGTCAGATAATGAAAAGCAGGCTATACAGGAAGCTGTTAACGAAGGCAACCGTGTAGTTTCACTAAAGGTCATTCTTGATGAATCATGTGTTCTCAAATCTGCAAGATCAACACTGGTACTTATCAATGTATCAAAGATGGGAGAAATAATAAAATGTATCCCTACAGAAGCTGAGCTTGAAGACGAGAAATTCGATCTGGATTTTACTGTGATCTTTGCGACAAAATCATCTGATGAAGATATAGTCGGCACTATTAAAAAGATATCAGAGATCAAGGAGACAATTCCTACAACAATTGCAGAGAGTTCAGGAGTTGAGGACAAACAGCAGGAGAATAAGACAGAGGAAACTGAAGAAAAGAAGAGTACTTCTGCTGTAAAGAGATCCGATGCTGTCAAGAGCATACAGAGTGTGAGGGTCAATATTGAGCGTCTTGACAACCTGATGAATCTTGTAGGAGAACTGATCATCAACAAAATCAGGCTGAACCAGCTTGCATCTGACCTTAATGCAAAGGAACTGGACGAATCACTTGCAAACCTTGACAGGCTTACAAATGAGATCCAGACCGAAGTAATGGAATCAAGGATGGTTCCAATTGACCAGATCTTCAGCAGGTTCCCAAGAATGATTAGGGATCTTGCAAAGTCTGAAGGAAAACAGATCAATCTTATCATAGAAGGCAAAGAGATCGAGCTGGACAGGACCGTGCTGGACGAGATAGGCGATCCCCTGGTTCACCTTCTAAGAAATGCCGTAGACCATGGAATAGAATCCGAGGATGAACGTAAGCAACTTGGAAAACCTATTGCAGGTCTTGTAAGACTGGCAGCCTCACGTCAGAGGAACAGTGTACTCATCGAAGTAGAGGATGACGGTAAAGGAATGGATCCGGGACATCTCAGGAACATAGCTGTTAAAAAAGGCCTCCTGAGCAGAGATGAAGTTGAGAAACTATCAGACAACGACGCACTGAACCTGATATTCATGCCAGGTTTTAGCGGAGCAAAAGTCGTTACCGATATCTCAGGAAGAGGTGTTGGAATGGACGCTGTCAAGACAAAGATAGAAGCTCTGGGCGGAAGTGTCAAGATAAGTTCAGTCCCCGGACAGGGAAGCATAATGAAACTGCAACTACCACTAACAGTTGCCATCATTCAGTCACTCATGGTTACTGTGGCAGAGGAAACTTATGCTATACCTCTTGGTAATGTTATCCGGGATGTAGGAATAAAAGCCAGCGACATAAAGACCATCGAAGGAAAAGAAGTCATCCTGCTTAGGGGAGAAGTGCTTCCATTACTTAGATTGCATGATGTGCTCGAATGCCCGACAGAAGAGGAACATAAACAGAACCTCATTGTTGTGGTAGTCGAAAAGATGGGAAGTAACATCGGGCTGGTGGTTGATGACCTGCTTGGACAACAAGAAGTTATCATTAAAACTCTTGATAATAAACTTTTGAAAAATATGAAAGGATTTGCAGGTGCAACCATCCTCGGTGATGGAAGTGTTGCGCTTATCCTTGATATTGCTACATTGATCTAA
- a CDS encoding chemotaxis protein CheC: MTELDEMARGAFQEAGNIGMGHLATSLSKMVSRDVKIDIPVVEMLSLDEIIAKSNEEGKNKSVVGIHLHITGDVSGGTLILLPKFSALSFSDLLMKKSIGSTNKIEEPQIKKLREMGVNLCSAYMRVVNEFLGINLNIGNPSMEVNMNGVGDFIRNEIGQVADQFIVVKGECLIPSTNSKNEFNMLFEPGATDIIMAAIMKKMMG; this comes from the coding sequence ATGACAGAATTGGACGAAATGGCAAGAGGAGCATTTCAGGAGGCCGGAAACATTGGAATGGGACATCTGGCCACTTCACTTTCAAAAATGGTGAGCAGGGACGTGAAAATTGATATCCCTGTGGTAGAAATGCTCAGTCTGGATGAAATAATCGCAAAAAGCAATGAAGAAGGCAAGAACAAGAGCGTGGTTGGAATACACCTTCACATTACAGGTGACGTGTCAGGAGGAACCCTCATACTGCTCCCCAAGTTCTCAGCACTATCATTTTCAGATCTGTTGATGAAAAAGTCAATTGGAAGTACAAATAAGATAGAGGAACCACAGATCAAGAAACTCCGTGAGATGGGAGTGAACCTCTGCAGTGCTTATATGCGTGTTGTGAATGAATTCCTGGGAATTAATCTCAATATTGGAAATCCAAGCATGGAAGTTAACATGAATGGTGTAGGGGATTTCATAAGAAATGAAATTGGACAGGTTGCGGACCAGTTCATTGTTGTGAAAGGTGAATGCCTGATACCTTCTACAAACTCAAAGAATGAATTCAACATGCTTTTTGAACCCGGCGCCACGGATATAATAATGGCAGCTATCATGAAGAAAATGATGGGATAA
- the pilM gene encoding pilus assembly protein PilM, which yields MNSAHFALDIGTRTVVGLVTEDGNLNIKAACVKEHNERSMQDGQIHDVEKVAKVVDEVRNDLEKQTGCKLSKVAVAVAGRALKTSKVKVSVEMPYREISREDISELEFEAVARAGNELGNDKGFNCVGYSVVRYELDGQCISNIIGQKGSSVTIEVLATFLPEAVISSMFAVLDRCGLEASSVTLEPIAALNVAIPADMRKLNIALVDIGAGTSDIAITDNGTVIGYGMVPEAGDEITDFICDHYLVDFKKGESIKRSLTSKDKIELEDIFGVVTEVPVSRVISDIEHEVDKLAMHIAEEILTINEKIPRAVALVGGGSQTAGLKEHLSKHLGIPVQRIGSRLPKQIEGLSDKTGIVTGADMITPLGIARMAILDEGIEFIDLTVNGLEIHLMDINGLSVMDALVAAKVKRLYPRPGMALSLTINSEFRTIEGDVGEHATILHNGKKASLGDPVHKGSVIDFTAPVDGKDAHLKVKDLIRMQGLKTVQNINVNYKEIDIGPVVTINGKKVSFEDTVPDRADIKIRAPNLEDVLCKEFSQKELEKISVVINNTVQYFDRINYTFKLNGNSVDREELSKHPISDSDIILIEKSKFDYRIENVLGKPEEGKKISVLLNGNEIVFDGSMPQITLNGKRASLLDRINDGDNIKLKRGQDADPILSDLFEFMNIKKEELVGKRMRLLVNNVPARFTTPLRDGNDVTIEFAEV from the coding sequence ATGAACAGTGCCCATTTTGCCCTGGACATAGGAACAAGAACTGTTGTGGGACTTGTCACAGAAGATGGGAACCTCAACATTAAGGCTGCATGTGTTAAAGAACACAACGAGCGCAGCATGCAGGATGGGCAGATCCATGATGTTGAAAAAGTTGCAAAGGTTGTTGACGAGGTTAGAAATGACCTGGAAAAACAAACCGGATGCAAATTATCAAAAGTTGCCGTTGCTGTTGCGGGAAGGGCACTTAAGACATCTAAAGTAAAAGTTTCAGTAGAGATGCCTTACAGGGAAATTAGCCGTGAGGATATCTCTGAACTGGAGTTTGAAGCTGTTGCACGTGCAGGCAACGAACTTGGAAATGATAAAGGGTTCAATTGTGTTGGGTACTCGGTCGTTCGATACGAACTTGACGGGCAGTGTATTTCCAATATCATAGGACAGAAAGGAAGTTCTGTCACTATAGAAGTACTGGCTACTTTTTTACCAGAAGCAGTTATCAGCAGCATGTTCGCTGTACTTGACAGATGTGGACTTGAAGCCTCAAGCGTTACCCTTGAGCCCATTGCAGCACTTAATGTTGCAATTCCTGCTGATATGCGCAAACTCAACATCGCACTTGTGGATATCGGAGCAGGAACTTCTGATATTGCAATTACTGACAATGGAACTGTTATTGGCTATGGGATGGTCCCTGAAGCAGGGGACGAAATAACTGATTTCATATGCGACCACTATCTTGTGGATTTCAAGAAGGGAGAGAGCATTAAAAGATCTCTTACAAGCAAGGATAAGATAGAGCTTGAAGATATTTTTGGCGTTGTCACCGAAGTCCCGGTAAGTCGGGTTATCTCTGACATAGAGCACGAAGTGGATAAACTTGCAATGCACATCGCCGAGGAGATACTGACGATCAACGAGAAAATTCCGCGGGCAGTAGCTCTTGTAGGCGGAGGTTCGCAGACTGCCGGACTAAAAGAGCACCTTTCAAAGCACCTTGGAATACCTGTACAGAGGATCGGTTCACGCCTTCCTAAACAGATAGAAGGACTGTCCGATAAAACGGGTATAGTTACAGGTGCGGATATGATAACACCACTTGGAATAGCCCGAATGGCAATTCTTGACGAAGGAATAGAATTCATTGACCTGACGGTAAATGGGCTTGAGATCCACCTGATGGATATCAATGGACTCTCTGTTATGGACGCGCTTGTAGCTGCAAAGGTCAAACGTCTCTATCCACGTCCCGGAATGGCACTTAGCCTTACTATCAATTCTGAATTCAGGACCATTGAAGGCGATGTGGGAGAACATGCCACCATATTGCATAATGGCAAAAAAGCAAGTCTTGGTGACCCTGTACACAAAGGTTCTGTTATTGATTTCACAGCACCGGTAGATGGAAAAGATGCTCATCTGAAGGTGAAAGACCTCATCAGAATGCAGGGACTGAAGACTGTACAGAATATCAATGTAAATTACAAAGAGATAGATATCGGGCCTGTTGTTACCATTAATGGAAAAAAGGTATCCTTTGAAGACACAGTACCTGACAGGGCTGATATCAAGATACGTGCGCCCAACCTGGAAGATGTCCTTTGTAAGGAATTCAGCCAGAAAGAACTCGAAAAGATATCAGTAGTAATAAACAACACTGTTCAGTATTTTGACAGGATAAATTATACCTTCAAACTGAACGGCAACTCTGTTGACAGAGAGGAACTTTCAAAACATCCAATAAGTGATAGCGATATTATTCTTATTGAAAAATCGAAGTTTGACTACAGGATCGAGAATGTCCTGGGCAAACCTGAAGAAGGCAAAAAGATCAGCGTACTTCTCAATGGCAATGAGATCGTGTTTGACGGGTCTATGCCGCAAATTACCCTTAATGGAAAAAGGGCATCTCTTTTAGATAGGATCAATGATGGGGACAACATCAAGTTGAAAAGAGGACAAGATGCAGACCCGATACTTTCGGACCTGTTCGAGTTTATGAATATTAAAAAGGAGGAACTTGTTGGCAAAAGAATGAGGCTTCTTGTAAACAATGTTCCTGCCAGATTTACAACCCCTTTGAGGGATGGAAACGATGTGACAATAGAATTTGCAGAGGTATAA
- a CDS encoding protein-glutamate O-methyltransferase CheR, whose amino-acid sequence MLETVGKNEDEYYEMLKNLIQKNLGFNSNQYKDSHFKRRIDVRLRATNTKNYKEYVELLQSDKNEYPELMETLTVNVTNFFRNPEVYDIVEKEILPAIIKSKTAGLRSIRIWSAGCSIGVEAYSLAMLFNHILGNDFNKYNIKITGTDIDKESLLKAQNGIYSAAEMKDVRPAFLKKYFTREGDKYIISDELKKITQFKKQDLISGPKMNGFDAVFCRNVTIYFQKELQEQLYLDFYDALGKDGFFVMGKTETLIGPSKDKFKPYNSKERIYQK is encoded by the coding sequence ATGCTTGAAACCGTTGGGAAAAATGAAGATGAGTATTATGAAATGCTAAAGAATCTTATCCAGAAGAACCTTGGATTCAATTCAAACCAGTATAAGGACTCTCATTTCAAAAGAAGGATAGATGTCAGATTACGTGCAACAAATACCAAGAATTACAAAGAGTATGTGGAATTGCTGCAAAGTGACAAGAACGAGTATCCTGAACTAATGGAAACGTTGACAGTAAATGTTACTAATTTCTTCAGAAATCCTGAAGTGTACGATATAGTTGAAAAAGAAATCCTTCCGGCCATAATCAAATCAAAAACAGCAGGTCTGCGTTCGATCAGGATATGGAGTGCAGGCTGTTCCATCGGTGTGGAAGCATATTCCCTTGCAATGTTATTTAATCACATACTTGGAAATGATTTTAACAAATACAATATCAAGATCACAGGAACTGATATCGATAAGGAGAGTCTCTTAAAAGCACAAAATGGAATTTATTCCGCTGCAGAGATGAAGGATGTAAGACCGGCTTTTCTTAAGAAGTACTTCACCAGGGAAGGTGACAAGTACATTATTTCAGACGAGCTCAAGAAGATCACGCAGTTCAAGAAACAGGATCTGATATCCGGACCAAAAATGAATGGTTTTGATGCAGTATTTTGCAGAAACGTTACAATTTATTTCCAGAAAGAGCTACAAGAACAACTTTACCTGGACTTTTACGATGCCCTTGGAAAAGATGGTTTCTTTGTAATGGGTAAGACCGAGACCTTAATAGGACCATCAAAAGACAAGTTCAAACCTTACAATTCCAAGGAGAGAATCTACCAGAAATGA
- a CDS encoding chemotaxis protein CheC, translating into MKNKILSLSELQISALKEIVNIGVGNAVTSLSKMIETGVKIEVPDFKVELIEDVPEVLGGAANVVSGVIMQVTGDVDGYIMMMLPEEAAQTICKIITQEEDTDILTPLNQSLLEEVGHILAGSYVSSLSDFLSLNIKISTPMQTFDMLGAIIDQILIEMSQKVEHALLFDTMFIIQGNRTDGFFLTMFDPDSMDTIIDRIEKMI; encoded by the coding sequence ATGAAGAATAAGATATTAAGCCTGAGCGAGTTGCAAATAAGCGCCCTTAAAGAAATAGTGAACATTGGTGTTGGAAATGCTGTAACATCACTTTCCAAAATGATCGAGACCGGAGTTAAGATAGAGGTTCCTGACTTTAAGGTGGAGCTTATTGAAGATGTACCTGAAGTTCTGGGAGGTGCTGCAAATGTTGTTTCAGGTGTGATAATGCAAGTAACCGGTGATGTAGACGGATACATTATGATGATGCTTCCTGAAGAAGCTGCCCAGACTATCTGCAAGATTATTACGCAAGAAGAGGATACGGACATCCTTACACCCCTTAACCAGTCACTCCTTGAAGAGGTAGGACATATTCTGGCAGGGTCTTATGTAAGCTCATTATCTGATTTTCTGAGCCTGAATATCAAAATATCTACACCGATGCAGACTTTTGATATGCTGGGTGCTATAATTGACCAGATACTAATTGAGATGAGTCAGAAAGTGGAGCATGCACTTCTTTTTGACACCATGTTCATCATTCAGGGGAACAGGACTGATGGGTTCTTCCTCACTATGTTTGACCCTGATTCCATGGACACAATAATTGACCGTATTGAAAAGATGATCTGA
- a CDS encoding chemotaxis protein CheC yields MNIVLDKFYYDALNEVGNIGMGNATTALSQLVGKSISVSGSSLTLLKAKDISENLNSEKIGAIVRVMGDMNGGFILVLGKTHSQVLADMLLKDSVDDNYMKVSAFIEVANILAGSYYNALSKFLNLSIIPSIPTISEGTTDEIFEKAKKHMSGKIDHIFGLTTLFEIRGEDEYHSLSGDMYMLLDTASLQSVIDRIEEMRTR; encoded by the coding sequence ATGAACATAGTACTTGATAAGTTCTATTATGATGCATTAAATGAAGTGGGAAATATTGGAATGGGAAATGCAACAACTGCACTCTCACAACTTGTAGGTAAGTCAATAAGTGTCAGTGGCTCCTCTCTCACACTGCTTAAGGCCAAGGATATTTCTGAGAACCTTAACTCTGAGAAGATAGGAGCTATAGTCAGGGTAATGGGAGATATGAATGGCGGATTCATACTGGTTCTTGGAAAAACCCATTCGCAAGTCCTGGCTGATATGCTTCTGAAGGACAGTGTTGATGACAATTATATGAAAGTATCTGCATTCATTGAGGTTGCAAATATTCTTGCTGGAAGCTATTATAACGCCCTGTCCAAATTCCTGAATCTCTCTATCATACCTTCGATCCCCACTATATCCGAGGGCACTACCGATGAGATATTTGAAAAGGCAAAGAAGCACATGAGTGGAAAAATCGATCACATCTTTGGCCTGACAACTTTGTTTGAGATAAGAGGTGAAGATGAATACCATAGCCTGAGCGGTGACATGTACATGCTTCTGGATACGGCATCTTTGCAATCGGTAATTGACAGGATAGAAGAAATGCGTACGAGATAA
- a CDS encoding chemotaxis protein CheD (catalyzes the conversion of glutamine residues to glutamate on methyl-accepting chemotaxis receptors) → MIIVGMADSAVAKKPVKLTTLGLGSCVGISLYDKSTSVGGMVHIMLPSIENARSKDNIDKFADTGIPALIDTMVDEGAYRHRTTAKIAGGASMFSFNSKTQLNIGERNVAATKDALKLLKIPIVAEDTGQNYGRTIVLDTENGELTVKSALKGIKVY, encoded by the coding sequence ATGATAATAGTGGGAATGGCTGACAGTGCTGTTGCGAAAAAACCCGTAAAACTCACCACTCTTGGACTTGGGTCTTGCGTGGGTATTTCCCTCTATGATAAAAGCACAAGTGTTGGCGGCATGGTGCATATTATGCTCCCTAGCATAGAAAATGCAAGATCTAAAGATAATATCGATAAATTTGCAGATACAGGTATCCCTGCACTTATTGATACGATGGTAGACGAGGGTGCTTATAGACACCGTACTACTGCAAAGATCGCCGGCGGTGCAAGCATGTTCTCATTTAATTCAAAGACTCAGCTCAACATAGGAGAAAGGAACGTAGCAGCTACAAAGGATGCATTAAAACTACTGAAAATTCCCATTGTTGCTGAGGACACGGGACAGAACTATGGGCGTACTATTGTGCTTGACACTGAAAACGGAGAACTTACTGTCAAAAGCGCACTCAAAGGTATAAAAGTATATTAA
- a CDS encoding DUF3795 domain-containing protein: protein MLTPEITITHILFISISLACGLAAIYFWVKVYFETKKGSIAWLLLALTAIFLITSSIFPSIAIGSQDEDITELIFLFLGFWSAVYTSVFAAAGFLMLQAFTTVPREKLGDFLIEGMIFTKPVESEDDLDELPEVEQMSKLLSRSTLIEYTPKTRYEDSVIEICLRLYGEMVNTVLVSTQPRTAMYQEKIGDLMDIGAMKFIEISSTSKSVTNEDGIVKLPADEIEKFFELTSKLPQGCAVIFEPMSQLIFTDGEQRTYEFMSEMVERFSASELILVGMINKDAHDSKTISRFEGLFLNLAEEKDAKIRVVKGGREEYIRFYVGEKFFMEQDVEVILEEKKVEF from the coding sequence ATGTTAACTCCAGAAATTACTATAACACACATACTTTTCATATCCATATCGTTAGCGTGTGGATTGGCAGCGATATACTTCTGGGTGAAGGTTTATTTTGAGACTAAAAAAGGATCTATTGCCTGGTTACTTCTTGCACTTACAGCCATATTCCTTATCACCTCCTCAATATTCCCATCCATTGCTATTGGTTCACAAGATGAAGATATTACTGAACTGATATTCCTTTTCCTTGGTTTCTGGAGTGCTGTCTATACAAGTGTATTTGCAGCTGCAGGATTTTTGATGCTTCAGGCATTTACCACAGTCCCAAGGGAAAAGCTGGGAGATTTCCTGATAGAAGGAATGATATTCACAAAGCCAGTTGAATCTGAAGATGATCTGGACGAACTACCAGAAGTAGAGCAGATGTCTAAGCTCCTTAGCAGGTCAACACTTATCGAATATACACCTAAGACCCGGTACGAGGATTCTGTAATTGAGATATGCCTCCGTCTTTACGGTGAAATGGTGAATACTGTTCTTGTATCAACACAGCCCCGCACTGCAATGTACCAGGAGAAAATAGGGGATCTGATGGATATAGGTGCAATGAAATTTATTGAAATATCATCCACAAGCAAGAGTGTCACCAATGAAGATGGAATTGTCAAATTACCTGCTGATGAAATAGAAAAGTTCTTTGAGCTTACAAGTAAGCTTCCGCAAGGCTGTGCTGTAATCTTTGAACCTATGAGCCAGTTGATTTTCACAGACGGTGAACAGAGAACTTATGAATTCATGTCTGAAATGGTAGAGCGCTTCTCTGCCAGCGAATTGATCCTGGTAGGTATGATCAATAAAGATGCGCATGACTCTAAGACCATATCCAGATTTGAGGGTCTTTTCCTGAACCTTGCAGAGGAGAAGGATGCGAAGATACGTGTTGTAAAAGGTGGAAGGGAAGAATACATCAGGTTCTATGTGGGAGAGAAATTCTTCATGGAACAGGATGTTGAAGTTATACTTGAGGAAAAAAAGGTTGAGTTCTAA
- a CDS encoding chemotaxis protein CheC, which translates to MSRQLDNFLIDAFKEIGSIGMGNATTSLSKLIEKRVQLNLSDARLFEPSAIVDMIPDSITMTSIMMPVHGDLNGLAMMLFEFGNAVYLSNLLLQSIEHDDDPSIYESALLETGNIIAGSYLNSLASFLDLKIMHSVPDISIGTIDDILKRGLAKMQKEPEGILNIETMFMVYSSEKDVGAGTIYGDMFLLLDSESLDKMQNSIHEMLK; encoded by the coding sequence ATGAGCAGGCAGCTTGACAATTTTCTGATTGATGCATTCAAGGAGATAGGCAGCATTGGTATGGGAAATGCTACAACTTCCCTGTCAAAGCTTATTGAGAAAAGAGTACAGTTAAATCTTTCAGATGCACGTTTGTTTGAGCCGTCCGCTATTGTAGATATGATACCGGATTCTATTACAATGACCAGTATTATGATGCCTGTTCACGGTGATCTTAATGGTCTGGCAATGATGCTTTTCGAGTTTGGTAATGCTGTTTATCTTAGTAATTTGCTGTTGCAGAGTATAGAGCATGATGATGATCCAAGTATCTATGAGTCGGCACTGCTTGAAACTGGAAATATTATTGCAGGCTCATACCTGAACTCTCTTGCATCTTTCCTTGATCTTAAAATAATGCATTCTGTGCCTGACATTAGTATCGGTACAATTGATGATATCCTGAAACGAGGGCTTGCCAAGATGCAGAAAGAACCTGAAGGAATTCTGAACATTGAAACCATGTTCATGGTCTATTCTTCTGAAAAGGACGTTGGAGCCGGAACCATATATGGAGACATGTTCCTTCTGCTTGATAGCGAATCATTGGATAAAATGCAGAATTCCATTCATGAAATGCTTAAATGA
- a CDS encoding GntP family permease, translating into MQPIIIFLLSLGIILFLTAKLRLHPFIGLILTSVITGILAGEASTTIETITTGMAKVFSHFAIIIAAGSIIGLILHRTGGAKLIASDIIKISKKPLFGLNILGFIFAVPLMCCILAYVIFIPVAREIRIREGFPKVLTASVLVFGTLASYNLVYPSPVIYSAVYELGIDASDVMVPGIIIAFIVSVIGYFYATRFCKKGEIIDIIIDTATENENIKIPGRIAAYSPIAIPVVLILADVFTNITMFDILGEPDMALLIGVVMAIVFAYRQYTFSPVKEWIEKAVKRSGVVILDMCGGGALGATLAMTGVGQEMGTLFSGLPLPAILVPFLISVAIQSVQGSRVVTMLVAPSIVIPLVPVLGLPPEIVLFSMASGTFLISHFNDPFFWIYKDLAELDTSEVLRSYTLGGAVMGIISLLITGVTYLVF; encoded by the coding sequence ATGCAACCTATAATCATTTTTCTTTTATCTTTAGGTATCATACTTTTCCTCACAGCAAAACTCAGATTGCATCCTTTTATCGGACTTATTCTTACATCAGTCATAACCGGAATACTTGCAGGTGAAGCATCCACAACGATAGAAACTATCACAACAGGAATGGCAAAGGTATTCTCACATTTTGCCATAATTATCGCTGCTGGAAGCATTATCGGACTTATTCTGCACAGAACAGGTGGAGCAAAACTAATTGCATCGGATATCATAAAGATATCTAAAAAACCGCTTTTCGGGCTTAATATACTTGGTTTTATCTTTGCAGTTCCACTTATGTGCTGCATCCTTGCCTATGTGATATTCATCCCGGTTGCAAGAGAGATTAGGATAAGGGAAGGATTTCCAAAAGTTCTCACTGCATCTGTGCTTGTTTTTGGAACTCTGGCATCGTATAATCTTGTTTATCCATCACCAGTGATATACTCTGCCGTTTATGAACTGGGAATAGATGCCAGTGATGTGATGGTTCCCGGAATTATAATCGCATTCATCGTTTCTGTTATTGGATATTTCTATGCCACAAGATTCTGCAAAAAAGGAGAGATCATTGATATTATAATTGACACTGCAACAGAAAACGAGAATATCAAAATACCCGGCAGAATTGCTGCCTATTCTCCAATTGCTATTCCTGTTGTGCTAATCCTTGCAGATGTATTTACAAACATAACCATGTTTGATATTCTGGGTGAACCTGATATGGCATTGCTGATCGGAGTTGTCATGGCAATAGTCTTTGCTTACAGGCAGTACACATTCAGTCCTGTGAAGGAATGGATTGAGAAGGCGGTCAAAAGAAGTGGAGTAGTAATTTTGGATATGTGCGGAGGCGGTGCACTTGGTGCTACCCTTGCAATGACAGGAGTCGGACAGGAAATGGGAACCCTCTTTTCAGGATTGCCTTTACCTGCAATACTTGTGCCTTTCCTCATTTCAGTTGCCATACAGAGTGTGCAGGGTTCCCGTGTTGTTACAATGCTGGTTGCGCCTTCCATTGTAATCCCACTTGTTCCTGTGCTGGGATTGCCACCTGAGATCGTACTTTTTTCTATGGCATCAGGAACGTTTCTTATATCACATTTCAATGATCCGTTCTTCTGGATATATAAAGATCTGGCTGAACTGGATACTTCCGAGGTTCTGAGAAGTTATACGCTGGGTGGTGCTGTGATGGGAATAATAAGCTTGTTGATAACAGGTGTGACGTATCTTGTTTTTTAG